In Actinomadura luteofluorescens, the sequence GTCGTGGCCGCGAACCGCTCGCCCCGCCGGCGCAGGACGACGCCGGGCAGCACGTCCACGCCCGCCGCGAGGTGCAGCGCCCGCACCGCCGCCGGCAGGTCGTCGTAGCGGCCGAGGTCGGGGAACTCCAGCCCGTGCGACGTCCAGAACGACCGCCGGTACAGCTTCCCGCGGACCCCGCGCTCGCGGACCAGGTCGGGGGTGCGGCGCACGTCCGTGCCGGTGGCCGGGGCGAGGGCGGGCTCGACGGGCCGCCACACCGGCGCCCGGTCCGGCCCGCGGCGCACGGCCTCGCGGCCGATCGCGATGTCGGACCCGGACGCCTCCAGCGCCGCGGCCAGCGACGCGGCGGCGTCCTCGGGCAGCTCGTCGCCGCCGTCCACGAACAGCAGGAAGTCGCCGTCGCTCTCCGCGGCGCCTAGGCAGCGCGCCGCGCCCCGGCTGAGCGCGCCCCGCCGCACGACGCGGAACCGCTCGTCGGGCAGGACGGCCCCGGCGGCCGCGCCCGCGCCGTCGTCCATCACCAGGACCCTCAGGTCGGCGTGCGACTGGCCCGCGATCGACGCGAGGGTGCCGCCGAGCGACTCTCCGGCTCCGTGCGCGAGCACGACGACGCTGATCCTGCTGGAGGGCAAGCGACCCACTCCTTCGGGCGTGACGGGATGTGCGGGCCGGACGGTGTTGCGGCGGGGCCGGCGCCCGGCGGCCTACTGGGCCTGCGGCGGGTTCGGGATCTTCTCCCCGAGGAACATGCGGCGGACGGCGCGTTCGGCCGCGTGCCCGTCGTCCCAGGGGCAGAACCGCGCCCGGAAGTTCGCGAGGTTCTTCGCGGCGGCGTCGCTCCACGCGGCCCGGGACACGAACGCGTCGACCAGCTCGGCCTCGGTCGCGGCGACGGCGCCGGGAGGGGTCGCCATCAGGTCGAAGTTGACCCCGCGGGTGAGCCGGTAGGTCTCCCAGTCGTTCGCGTAGATCACGATCGGCCGGTCGAGGTTGGCGTAGTCGAACATCACCGAGGAGTAGTCCGTGAGCAGCGCGTCCGACGCGATCATGAGGTCCTCGACGGACGGGTGCTTGGACACGTCGATGACCCGGCCCTCCGGCCAGCCCAGGTCCGCCGCCATGTTCTTGATCTTGTAGTAGTAGTGCGCCCGCAGCAGCAGCACGTGCCCCTCGCCGAGCGCGTCCGCGACCCGCCCGATGTCGAACTGGGGCGTGTAGCGGCGCTGGTAGTCGCGGTGCGTCGGCGCGTACAGGATCGCGTTCGCGCCGTCCGGGACGCCGAGCTCGGCGCGCAGCCGGGCGCGCTCCTCCTCGCCGGCCGCGACGAGCCGGTCGTTGCGCGGGTAGCCGATCTCCAGCATCTCGTAGTCGCAGGGGAAACCGCGCTCCCACGCCTCCGTCGACAGCGGGTTGGACGACACGAGGTAGTCCCAGCGGTCCGACCGGGCGATGAGGGCCTTGAAGTCCATGTCGTTGGCGCCGACCGGGTACTCCATCTGGTCGAGGCCCATCTTCTTCAGCGGCGTCCCGTGCTGCGTCATCATGTGCACCTGCCCCGGACGCTTCACGTAGTTGTCGGGGAAGTTGACGTTGTTGACGAAGTACTTCGCGCGGGCCAGCGTCCGGTAGTAGTCGGCGGAGCCCGCCACGACGTACTCGACGCCCTCCGGCATCGTCTTGCGCGCCCCGGGCTTGACGATCCACACCGGGCGGACGTCCGGGGCCAGCTCGCGGACCTTCTCGTAGATCGCCGCCGGGTTGCAGGCGTACCCGCGGTACCAGTACGCGCCGAAGACGGCGAGGTCCTCCTCGATCGGGAGGCGCCGCTGCATCTGGTAGTAGCGCTCCTTGGCGAGCTCCTTGCCCAGCAGCACGCCGCGCCTGCGGATCTTGGCGGCCTTCCCGGCCCGGCTCCTCGTCCTGTCCTTGGCCTCGGCGGCGCGGACCCGCTCGAAGCCCCGGTGGTCGCCCGCCTTGATCATCTGGTGCTTGTCGGCGAGGAACGGCTTGTCGTCCGGCGGGACGTGCCCCGCGGGCTCGTACCTGCCGTACGTCTTCGACATCTCCGCGAAGAACCGCGCCTTCTCCGACTCGTGCACGCGGTCGGGGCGCTCGATGATGACGAGCAGGTGCCAGATCGTCCGGTCGAACATCAGCGGGCGGAACGGGTCGGCCTTCGCGCCCATCGCGTCCATGAACTCGAAGATGCGGTCGTACTGCGCGAACGCGTCGAAGTGCTTGGCGCTCGCGGTCTTGGTGATCGCCCCGCGGCGGCGCTGCCGGTAGATGTAGCAGACCCGGTCCAGCAGGCTCAGGCGCTCGGCGGCCATCAGGATCGGGTAGGTGACGTTGACGTCCTCGTAGTAGCCGCCGCTGAAGCGCAGCCCGAGGTCGAGCAGGAACTCGCGGCGGATCGCCTTGTTCCACGCCGTCATCATCATCTCGAGGACGCTCGGCCGCTCGGCGAGGGTGAACACGTCCGGCGCGGGCGGCTCGCGGAACAGGTGGTTGATGATGCTGCGCTTGACCTTGCCGTTCCAGTAGGACCGGGCGTAGTCGAAGACCAGCACGTCGGGGCGGGTCTCGGCGAGACGGTCGCAGATCGCGCGGACGGCGCCCTCGGTCGCGTGGTCGTCGCTGTCGAAGAACCAGACGTAGTCGCCGGTCGCCATGTCGAGCCCGATGTTGCGCGCCCGGCCGAGCCCGACGTTCTCCTCGAGGTGCCGGACCTTGACGCGCGGGTCGCGCTCGGCGAACTCGTCGAGGATCTCGCCGCAGCCGTCCGGTGAGTGGTCGTCGACGGCGATGACCTCGAGATTGGGAAGGTCCGGATCGAGGATGGAGTCAAGGCATTGCCGGATGTACCCCTGCACTTTGTGCACGGGCACGATGATGCTCAGGGAAATATCGTGATCAGAGCTCACGCGAAGGCCAATCAACTACTCGGTGATTCTGGACTATACCCACGGGTCGGGTTCGAACCTCAGGTCCTGCCGTGCGCGGGCCGCAGGAGCCACCGCGCGTCGGGCTCGACCGCCCACCGGGTGAGCCGCCGTACGGGCGCGGTGGCCAGGACGACGCCGAGCGCCACGGCCGCCACGGTGACCGAGACGATGCCCAACGGGCCGTGCAGGACTGGCTTGTCCAGCATGCCGGTGTAATCGAACGTCTTCATGACGAGTCCGTGCAGCAGGTACACGTACATCGTCCGCGTCCCCATCTCGGTGTACCAGGACCGTCCGCGCGGGATGCACGCGAGGAAGGCCGCACCGAGGAGAACGGCGAAGGCGAGGGCCACGAACCGCCACATCATGCCTTCGGCGGTACCGAAGCCCATGGCATCGTAACCCTGGTTCCAGTAGAGCAGACCGCTGTCGATCTTCGGGACGACGGTGCCGAGCTCCCAGACGTAGGCGACGGGGAGGGCGGCGGCCAGTACCGCGAACCCGGCCCATCGCGCCCCGCGGCCGCGCAGGCGCCGCACGTGCTCCGGGTCGACGGTCAGCCCGAGGACGAAGAGGGGCAGCAGGCCCGCGGTCCGGCTGAGCGTGGAGTCGGCGGTGAACGCCCAGCTCCCGCCGACGAGGGCGAACGCGACCGAGACGGCCACCGGATGGCGCAGGTGCCCCCACAGCGGCGCGCTCAGCCGCCAGAACACGAGCGCCACGAGGAACCACATCAGGAAGTGCGGCCGGAAGAGTTCGCTCAACCGGAACGGCACCCCGTTGATGAGGATCAATTGCGCCCGGTAGAGCAGGATGAAGATGACATAGGGGACGACGAGCGTCGGGAGAACGCTCCGGAACTTGTCCGTCGAGCGCATGAATCCGCGCGCGAAATAGCCGGAGATGAAAACGAATACCGGCATATGAAAAGCGTAGAGGACGACATATGCGGCATGTGCCGCACGGCTGTCCCCGAACTGGGACCAGAAGTGCCCGACCACGACCAGCACGGCCGTGAAGAACTTGGCGTTGTCGAAGTAGGCGTCCCGGGCGCGCGACGCGGGCTTCGGCGGCGCCGGGCCGGGCGCGGGACGCGGAGCGGGGACGGGCGGCGCCGCGGGCACGGCGAGCGCACTGCCCGTGG encodes:
- a CDS encoding acyltransferase family protein — encoded protein: MTDVLPTPPSATGSAPPATGSALAVPAAPPVPAPRPAPGPAPPKPASRARDAYFDNAKFFTAVLVVVGHFWSQFGDSRAAHAAYVVLYAFHMPVFVFISGYFARGFMRSTDKFRSVLPTLVVPYVIFILLYRAQLILINGVPFRLSELFRPHFLMWFLVALVFWRLSAPLWGHLRHPVAVSVAFALVGGSWAFTADSTLSRTAGLLPLFVLGLTVDPEHVRRLRGRGARWAGFAVLAAALPVAYVWELGTVVPKIDSGLLYWNQGYDAMGFGTAEGMMWRFVALAFAVLLGAAFLACIPRGRSWYTEMGTRTMYVYLLHGLVMKTFDYTGMLDKPVLHGPLGIVSVTVAAVALGVVLATAPVRRLTRWAVEPDARWLLRPAHGRT
- a CDS encoding bifunctional glycosyltransferase/CDP-glycerol:glycerophosphate glycerophosphotransferase; its protein translation is MSSDHDISLSIIVPVHKVQGYIRQCLDSILDPDLPNLEVIAVDDHSPDGCGEILDEFAERDPRVKVRHLEENVGLGRARNIGLDMATGDYVWFFDSDDHATEGAVRAICDRLAETRPDVLVFDYARSYWNGKVKRSIINHLFREPPAPDVFTLAERPSVLEMMMTAWNKAIRREFLLDLGLRFSGGYYEDVNVTYPILMAAERLSLLDRVCYIYRQRRRGAITKTASAKHFDAFAQYDRIFEFMDAMGAKADPFRPLMFDRTIWHLLVIIERPDRVHESEKARFFAEMSKTYGRYEPAGHVPPDDKPFLADKHQMIKAGDHRGFERVRAAEAKDRTRSRAGKAAKIRRRGVLLGKELAKERYYQMQRRLPIEEDLAVFGAYWYRGYACNPAAIYEKVRELAPDVRPVWIVKPGARKTMPEGVEYVVAGSADYYRTLARAKYFVNNVNFPDNYVKRPGQVHMMTQHGTPLKKMGLDQMEYPVGANDMDFKALIARSDRWDYLVSSNPLSTEAWERGFPCDYEMLEIGYPRNDRLVAAGEEERARLRAELGVPDGANAILYAPTHRDYQRRYTPQFDIGRVADALGEGHVLLLRAHYYYKIKNMAADLGWPEGRVIDVSKHPSVEDLMIASDALLTDYSSVMFDYANLDRPIVIYANDWETYRLTRGVNFDLMATPPGAVAATEAELVDAFVSRAAWSDAAAKNLANFRARFCPWDDGHAAERAVRRMFLGEKIPNPPQAQ